In Flavobacterium sp. N3904, one DNA window encodes the following:
- the thiL gene encoding thiamine-phosphate kinase, with the protein MIEDKTPQRTSIAQLGEFGLIDHLTKNFEITQTSTLKGIGDDAAVLDFKEKKVVVSTDLLIEGIHFDLAYMPLKHLGYKAVVVNVSDICAMNAKPTQITVSIAVSNRFPLEALEELYEGIAHAALEYKVDVIGGDTTSSQKGLIISITALGEADENEIVYRNGAKQTDLLVITGDIGAAYMGLQVLEREKQVFQVNPNSQPDLDAYTYLIERQLKPEARKDVRTLLHALEIKPTSMIDISDGLSSEIMHLCKQSGVGCNLYEDKLPIDPQFINVCEEFNIDSTTVAINGGEDYELLFTIAMEDFDKIKGNPNFTIIGHMTQESEGIHLVTRANTKIPLKARGWDAIQE; encoded by the coding sequence ATGATTGAAGATAAAACTCCACAACGTACCAGCATAGCACAACTTGGCGAATTTGGTTTGATAGACCATTTAACAAAAAATTTCGAAATCACTCAGACTTCTACACTAAAAGGGATTGGAGACGATGCAGCCGTACTGGATTTCAAAGAAAAAAAAGTAGTGGTTTCAACCGATTTATTGATTGAAGGAATTCATTTTGATTTGGCTTATATGCCCCTAAAACATTTAGGATACAAAGCCGTCGTGGTCAATGTATCAGATATTTGTGCTATGAACGCCAAACCAACACAAATTACAGTTTCTATTGCGGTTTCCAATCGTTTTCCATTAGAGGCATTAGAAGAATTGTATGAAGGAATTGCTCATGCTGCTCTAGAGTATAAAGTAGATGTGATAGGTGGCGATACAACTTCATCACAAAAAGGATTAATCATTAGTATTACTGCTCTTGGTGAAGCCGATGAAAACGAAATTGTGTATAGAAACGGTGCCAAACAAACCGATTTACTGGTAATTACAGGAGATATTGGAGCTGCTTATATGGGACTGCAAGTGTTGGAGAGAGAGAAACAAGTATTTCAAGTTAACCCAAATTCACAACCCGATTTGGATGCTTATACCTATTTAATCGAAAGACAATTGAAACCAGAAGCTCGCAAAGATGTACGTACTCTATTGCATGCTTTAGAAATAAAACCCACATCCATGATTGATATTTCTGATGGATTGTCTTCAGAAATCATGCATTTGTGCAAACAATCTGGTGTAGGTTGTAATTTATATGAAGACAAATTACCAATCGACCCACAATTCATCAATGTTTGCGAGGAATTTAATATTGACAGTACAACAGTAGCCATCAATGGCGGGGAGGATTACGAATTGCTCTTTACCATTGCTATGGAAGATTTTGATAAAATAAAAGGAAATCCAAACTTTACAATAATTGGTCACATGACACAAGAAAGTGAAGGGATTCATCTTGTAACCCGTGCCAATACCAAAATTCCTTTAAAAGCAAGAGGTTGGGATGCAATTCAGGAATAG
- a CDS encoding T9SS type B sorting domain-containing protein, whose protein sequence is MRKTLFLFLLLCSTKSLSQGIIVDTTSLSIPELVREELMQNACANESNFQFSSHQGIGKFTSTNPNFPISDGIIIRNGLAKYTEGTYTGTNESSQLNMATDSDLQAISNSNGQIVPITDVGYIQFDFTPLSSNFSFDFLFASNEYGEFQCGFSDVFAFVLTDLTTGVATNLAVLPNTTTPVSVINIRDEQYNSSCLSANANLFDLYNVTNPNASAINMRGETKVLTASSTVIPNRTYSIKLAIGDYNDSSYDSAVFIKGGSFKTTMDLGPDRTICEGEKITLQSDLVGNYTYIWTFNGAVITGETTSSLILNKAGTYGVTATLSGCVIKDEVVITDLVIKSPKNLIACYSGNPTYQFDLTQNNLITLGLNPAEYSLNYFDSLASANSNGPTISDSQLASFTSAGNQTIYIKAVHVSNRNTYCNNLLSFDLLVTAPINVVKPPDLSFCDTNFGRVPVDLTVQETPILNGLNPLDYTITYYTSQADANNASNAIDSPQNYITSLSKSPETIWVRIADNKSTVCYTAVSFDVIVFSLPTVDDIPDVIACNSYTLPSITSGEYYTGPNGTGIKLNIGDVITKTGTYYIYSGPTATNQCTNQTTFKLTFIYEINFPKEGCGKYFVPFVEAGAFFTATGGAGNLIPAGTALTTDQTIFYYAVINGVVCRDEAVPIAVYPLPLVDQPNDVVTCDSYTLPPLTNGHYFAFSGGLGTSLNVGDSITSSQTIYIFADDGKCTNEHSFRVDIVNSSAFKPITECGSYTLPAVAIGGYYDSPNGSGKPIPAGTVITSSQTVYYYVKTTTSPNCTDNLKYEITIKPLPSVDTPSDRLECQSYILPTLTNGNYYTQTKGGGLPLNAGDIITKTQTVYIYAVGPDCSNEHSFKIEIRPLPPVDSFTDVITCTNFKLPKLKNGSYYTATGGPHVLGNPFAVGTVITTSQTIFIYNEWSDFTKCSNESFFKVNANGIDLGTFTDINACDSYTLPPLKTGNYYSQSNGKGPIISAGTVLQTSQTIYVYAIVGSRLTCSSEKSFLVTISTAPKLISEPDVAICGSYTLLPLQIGNYYSGSNATGTRYFAGQQISTSQKMYIYATAAANPNCAAQDDFDITIYPLKELPLKSGVICVDYQTGTILQPAQLNSTLNTSDYTIDWYLDGNKISTGSSYAAIKEGTYTVVPIKKTPNIGNDCGYNPATITVEKSSPAIATVTVTDAFEDNIDLIVTITNGFGIYEYQMDGGNFQTSNVFSNVDSGQHNITVKDTKGNCDNQVLIANVLKYPKYFTPNNDGFHDTWNITDLAFQSDAVINIYDRYGKFLKELRPSGSGWDGNYNGNPLPSTDYWFQVYYTQNGISQVFKSHFSMKR, encoded by the coding sequence ATGAGAAAAACTCTATTTCTATTTTTATTACTTTGTTCGACTAAATCTTTGTCACAGGGAATTATAGTCGATACTACTTCATTGAGTATACCTGAGCTGGTTCGAGAAGAGTTAATGCAAAATGCTTGTGCCAATGAAAGTAATTTTCAGTTTTCATCCCACCAAGGCATTGGGAAATTCACGAGTACAAATCCTAATTTTCCAATATCGGATGGTATTATTATTCGAAATGGTTTAGCCAAATATACCGAAGGAACTTACACAGGTACCAATGAAAGTAGTCAATTGAATATGGCTACCGATAGTGATTTACAAGCCATAAGTAACAGTAACGGACAAATAGTCCCTATTACAGACGTTGGTTATATTCAATTTGATTTTACTCCTTTATCGAGCAATTTTAGTTTCGATTTCCTTTTTGCCTCCAATGAATATGGCGAATTTCAATGTGGTTTTAGCGATGTTTTTGCTTTTGTTTTAACTGATTTAACCACAGGAGTTGCTACAAATCTTGCAGTTCTTCCAAATACAACTACACCCGTTTCGGTCATTAATATTCGTGACGAACAATACAATTCTTCTTGTTTGTCTGCCAATGCCAATTTGTTTGACCTTTATAACGTGACCAATCCTAATGCATCTGCCATAAATATGCGGGGAGAAACCAAAGTATTAACGGCCTCATCTACCGTCATTCCGAATCGTACTTACAGCATAAAACTAGCCATTGGCGATTACAATGACAGTAGTTATGATTCGGCAGTTTTTATAAAAGGAGGCAGCTTTAAAACCACTATGGATTTAGGTCCCGACAGAACCATTTGCGAAGGCGAAAAAATTACTCTCCAATCGGACTTAGTGGGGAATTACACTTATATTTGGACATTTAATGGTGCTGTAATTACAGGAGAAACTACTAGTTCATTAATTCTAAACAAAGCAGGGACTTATGGAGTTACCGCAACACTTTCGGGTTGTGTTATTAAAGACGAAGTAGTCATTACCGATTTAGTCATTAAATCTCCAAAAAATCTTATTGCATGTTACTCTGGAAATCCGACTTATCAATTTGACTTGACTCAGAATAATTTAATCACATTAGGCCTAAATCCTGCTGAATATTCACTTAATTATTTTGATTCTTTGGCAAGTGCCAACTCAAACGGACCTACGATTTCCGACAGTCAATTGGCCTCTTTTACCAGTGCCGGAAACCAAACAATTTACATCAAAGCAGTACACGTTTCCAATCGAAATACCTATTGCAATAATTTGCTCTCCTTTGATTTGTTGGTAACAGCTCCTATCAATGTTGTAAAACCTCCAGATTTGAGTTTTTGCGACACCAATTTTGGAAGAGTGCCTGTAGATTTGACCGTTCAAGAAACTCCAATTCTCAATGGACTAAATCCCTTAGATTATACAATTACTTACTATACCAGTCAGGCAGATGCTAACAATGCTTCCAATGCAATTGACAGTCCGCAAAACTACATCACCTCATTGTCCAAATCACCAGAAACAATTTGGGTTCGAATTGCAGATAACAAGAGTACTGTTTGTTACACAGCCGTTAGTTTTGATGTGATTGTTTTTTCTCTTCCAACGGTGGATGACATTCCAGATGTAATTGCTTGCAACAGTTATACATTACCTTCTATCACATCTGGCGAATATTATACAGGTCCAAACGGAACTGGAATCAAACTGAATATAGGCGATGTCATTACTAAGACAGGAACTTATTATATTTATAGTGGTCCAACAGCTACAAACCAATGTACCAATCAAACCACTTTTAAACTTACTTTTATTTATGAAATCAATTTCCCAAAAGAGGGATGCGGCAAATACTTTGTGCCTTTTGTAGAAGCTGGTGCTTTTTTTACTGCAACTGGAGGCGCAGGAAACCTAATCCCTGCGGGCACAGCATTAACAACAGACCAAACTATTTTTTATTATGCCGTAATAAATGGAGTAGTTTGTCGGGACGAAGCTGTACCAATAGCTGTTTATCCATTGCCTTTGGTAGATCAACCCAATGATGTTGTGACTTGCGATTCTTATACTTTGCCACCATTGACCAATGGACATTACTTTGCTTTCTCAGGAGGTTTAGGAACATCTTTGAATGTGGGAGATTCTATAACCTCAAGCCAAACTATTTATATTTTTGCAGATGATGGAAAATGTACGAATGAACATTCGTTTAGAGTCGACATTGTCAATTCTTCGGCCTTTAAACCCATAACCGAATGCGGAAGTTACACTTTGCCAGCAGTAGCGATTGGTGGCTATTATGACAGTCCAAACGGTTCAGGAAAACCCATTCCAGCAGGAACGGTAATTACGAGTTCGCAAACGGTTTATTATTATGTAAAAACAACAACTTCACCCAATTGTACCGATAATTTAAAATATGAAATCACTATAAAACCTTTGCCATCAGTCGATACGCCAAGCGACCGATTAGAATGCCAAAGTTATATTTTGCCAACTCTAACAAATGGTAATTATTATACACAAACCAAAGGAGGTGGGCTTCCTTTAAATGCAGGAGATATCATTACGAAAACACAGACCGTTTACATTTATGCAGTTGGCCCCGATTGTAGCAATGAACATAGCTTTAAAATCGAAATAAGACCTCTTCCTCCAGTTGATAGCTTCACCGATGTAATTACATGTACAAATTTTAAGTTGCCAAAATTAAAAAATGGTTCCTATTACACCGCCACAGGTGGTCCGCACGTTTTGGGAAACCCTTTTGCTGTTGGGACTGTTATAACCACTTCGCAAACTATTTTTATTTATAATGAATGGTCTGATTTTACCAAATGCAGCAATGAATCTTTTTTTAAAGTTAATGCCAACGGAATAGATCTCGGCACTTTTACTGATATAAATGCTTGTGATAGTTACACTTTACCACCGCTTAAAACAGGAAACTACTATTCTCAATCCAATGGCAAAGGCCCAATTATTTCTGCTGGAACTGTATTGCAAACCTCTCAAACTATTTATGTATACGCTATTGTCGGCAGCCGATTAACTTGTTCAAGTGAAAAAAGTTTTTTGGTAACCATTTCAACCGCGCCTAAATTAATTAGCGAACCAGATGTTGCTATTTGCGGAAGTTACACCTTGCTCCCTTTACAAATTGGAAATTATTATTCTGGGTCGAATGCTACGGGAACTCGCTATTTTGCTGGACAGCAAATAAGCACTAGCCAAAAAATGTACATTTATGCTACAGCAGCGGCTAATCCCAATTGTGCTGCACAAGATGATTTTGACATTACGATTTATCCTTTAAAAGAATTGCCCTTAAAAAGCGGAGTAATATGCGTCGATTATCAAACAGGAACAATACTTCAGCCAGCACAATTGAATTCAACACTTAATACGAGTGATTACACCATAGATTGGTATTTGGATGGTAACAAAATAAGCACGGGTTCAAGTTATGCAGCGATTAAGGAAGGAACTTACACCGTCGTTCCCATCAAAAAAACACCCAATATTGGTAACGATTGCGGGTACAATCCTGCAACAATAACTGTCGAAAAATCCAGTCCAGCAATTGCAACGGTAACTGTTACCGATGCTTTTGAAGACAATATTGATCTTATTGTCACGATTACAAATGGTTTTGGAATCTATGAATACCAAATGGATGGCGGCAATTTTCAAACCAGTAATGTCTTTTCCAATGTTGATTCAGGACAGCACAATATAACCGTAAAAGACACTAAAGGAAATTGTGACAATCAAGTTCTAATTGCCAATGTGCTCAAATATCCCAAATATTTTACTCCAAACAACGATGGTTTTCATGACACTTGGAATATAACAGATCTCGCATTTCAGTCCGATGCAGTTATAAATATATACGATCGTTACGGAAAATTTCTAAAAGAACTAAGACCCTCTGGATCGGGTTGGGATGGCAATTACAATGGAAACCCACTCCCTTCTACTGACTATTGGTTCCAAGTTTACTATACTCAAAACGGTATATCCCAAGTATTCAAATCTCATTTTAGTATGAAGCGTTAA
- a CDS encoding 1-phosphofructokinase family hexose kinase, which yields MNSFDIVTLTVNPALDKSTHFKGLVAEQKIRCEEPRFDAGGGGINVSKAISRLGGTSLAVFTSGGPLGKMLEELVAKEAIAFQAIPIQTWTRESFVAVDENTNSQYRFGFTGGEITAEEEQAVLNAVANLKPKFLVASGSLNEGLSTDFYQKIAEIAKKSNSKLIVDTSGEALKKVLETGAYLIKPNVGELAKLIGVERLEMEEVNEAAKQIISKGGAEIVVVSLGPQGAVLVTRDNYEFVPAPNVAKKSTVGAGDSMVGGMVWALSQNKSLKEVIRWGVACGSAATMNEGTQLFKGTDAQRLFEWLKDK from the coding sequence ATGAACTCATTCGATATTGTTACTCTTACCGTAAATCCGGCTTTAGACAAAAGCACCCATTTTAAAGGCTTGGTTGCCGAACAGAAAATTCGTTGCGAAGAGCCCCGTTTTGATGCCGGAGGTGGCGGAATCAATGTTTCTAAAGCCATTTCACGTTTGGGAGGAACTTCATTGGCAGTATTTACTTCGGGAGGGCCATTAGGGAAAATGCTTGAAGAATTGGTTGCCAAAGAAGCTATTGCTTTTCAAGCGATTCCCATTCAAACTTGGACTAGAGAAAGTTTTGTGGCTGTAGATGAAAATACCAATTCTCAATACCGTTTTGGTTTTACAGGAGGGGAAATAACTGCCGAAGAAGAACAAGCAGTCCTAAATGCTGTGGCCAATTTGAAACCAAAATTCCTGGTGGCCAGTGGTAGTTTGAATGAAGGTTTATCCACTGATTTTTACCAAAAAATAGCCGAAATAGCCAAAAAATCAAATTCAAAATTGATAGTCGATACTTCGGGAGAAGCCTTGAAAAAAGTATTGGAAACAGGCGCTTACCTGATCAAACCAAATGTTGGTGAACTGGCCAAATTAATTGGAGTTGAACGATTGGAAATGGAAGAAGTCAATGAAGCAGCCAAACAGATTATTTCCAAAGGAGGAGCCGAAATTGTAGTGGTATCTCTTGGGCCTCAAGGAGCAGTTCTTGTAACCAGAGACAATTACGAATTTGTTCCAGCTCCCAATGTTGCCAAGAAAAGTACTGTTGGTGCCGGCGACAGTATGGTAGGCGGGATGGTTTGGGCGCTTTCGCAAAATAAAAGTTTGAAAGAAGTCATTCGTTGGGGTGTAGCTTGCGGATCAGCTGCCACAATGAATGAAGGAACGCAATTGTTTAAAGGTACCGATGCACAACGATTGTTTGAGTGGCTGAAGGATAAATAA
- the lepA gene encoding translation elongation factor 4 — MKHIRNFCIIAHIDHGKSTLADRLLGATQTVTAREEKAQLLDNMDLERERGITIKSHAIQMEYTYKGQEYILNLIDTPGHVDFSYEVSRSIAACEGALLIVDAAQSIQAQTISNLYLALENDLEIIPVLNKVDLPSANPEEVSDDIIDLLGCKLEDIIHASGKTGFGVENILAAIIEKIPPPSGNVDEPLQALIFDSHYNPFRGIEVIFRVKNGQIKKGQKIKFMATGNEYFADEIGTLKLNQVPKQVISAGDVGYLISGIKEAKEVKVGDTLTDAKNPTTNIITGFEDVKPMVFAGIYPVDTEDYEELRNSMEKLQLNDASLVFLPESSAALGFGFRCGFLGMLHMEIIQERLEREFNMTVITTVPNVSYLAYTKKHPETPLVVNNPSDLPEPSRLDHVEEPFIKAIIITKSDYVGNVMSLCIEKRGLITNQTYLTTERVELTFDMPLAEIVFDFYDRLKTVSKGYASFDYTPIGMRTSNLVKVDILLNATIVDALSSLMHADNAYSIGKKMCEKLKELIPRQQFDIPVQAAIGVKVISRETIKALRKDVTAKCYGGDISRKRKLLEKQKKGKKRMRLVGNVEIPQEAFMAVLKLND; from the coding sequence ATGAAACATATTAGGAATTTTTGCATTATTGCACATATTGATCACGGAAAAAGTACATTGGCAGACCGATTATTGGGAGCAACTCAAACGGTAACTGCCCGTGAAGAAAAGGCGCAATTGCTGGATAATATGGACTTGGAGCGCGAACGTGGTATCACGATTAAAAGTCACGCCATACAAATGGAATACACATATAAAGGACAAGAATACATCTTGAACTTGATTGATACTCCGGGTCACGTGGATTTTTCATATGAAGTTTCCCGTTCTATTGCGGCTTGTGAAGGAGCGTTATTGATTGTAGATGCGGCGCAAAGTATTCAAGCACAAACGATTTCTAATTTGTATTTGGCTTTGGAAAATGACTTGGAGATTATTCCAGTTTTGAACAAAGTAGATTTACCAAGTGCCAATCCTGAGGAAGTAAGTGATGATATTATTGATTTACTTGGATGTAAATTGGAAGATATTATTCATGCTTCGGGTAAAACTGGTTTTGGTGTAGAAAATATATTGGCAGCGATTATAGAAAAAATTCCGCCTCCATCAGGAAATGTTGATGAGCCATTACAAGCTTTGATTTTTGACTCGCATTACAATCCGTTTCGTGGAATTGAAGTAATTTTTCGTGTAAAAAACGGACAGATCAAAAAAGGGCAAAAAATCAAGTTCATGGCTACTGGCAATGAATATTTTGCAGATGAAATTGGAACATTAAAGCTGAATCAAGTTCCGAAACAAGTGATTTCGGCAGGAGATGTTGGGTATTTAATTTCGGGGATAAAAGAAGCCAAAGAAGTAAAAGTAGGAGATACATTGACGGATGCTAAAAATCCAACTACCAATATTATTACTGGTTTTGAAGACGTGAAACCAATGGTTTTTGCCGGGATTTATCCAGTAGACACCGAAGATTATGAGGAGTTGAGAAACTCGATGGAAAAATTGCAGCTGAATGATGCTTCGTTGGTATTTTTGCCGGAAAGTTCTGCGGCATTGGGATTTGGTTTCCGTTGTGGGTTTTTAGGAATGTTGCACATGGAGATTATCCAAGAGCGTTTGGAGCGTGAATTTAATATGACGGTTATCACTACAGTTCCCAACGTTTCATATTTAGCTTATACCAAAAAACATCCAGAAACGCCGCTAGTTGTAAATAATCCTTCGGACTTACCAGAACCTTCTCGTTTGGATCACGTAGAAGAACCTTTTATAAAAGCAATCATCATTACCAAATCGGATTATGTTGGAAATGTAATGAGTTTGTGCATTGAAAAGCGTGGATTGATTACAAACCAGACCTATTTGACTACAGAACGTGTTGAGTTGACTTTTGATATGCCATTAGCAGAGATTGTATTTGATTTTTACGACCGTTTGAAAACCGTTTCAAAAGGATACGCTTCCTTTGATTATACACCAATTGGAATGAGAACTTCTAATTTGGTTAAAGTAGATATCTTGCTAAACGCTACCATTGTTGATGCTTTGTCCTCTTTGATGCATGCTGACAATGCGTATTCAATTGGCAAAAAAATGTGTGAGAAACTGAAAGAATTGATTCCGCGCCAGCAATTTGACATTCCTGTTCAAGCTGCGATTGGGGTAAAAGTAATCTCTCGTGAAACGATAAAAGCCTTACGTAAAGATGTAACTGCCAAATGTTATGGTGGTGATATTTCCCGTAAACGTAAATTATTGGAAAAACAGAAAAAAGGTAAAAAACGTATGAGATTGGTTGGAAATGTTGAGATTCCGCAAGAAGCATTTATGGCGGTATTGAAATTGAATGATTAA
- the dusB gene encoding tRNA dihydrouridine synthase DusB — protein MIKIGNIILPEFPLLLAPMEDVSDPPFRRLCKQHGADLMYSEFISSEGLIRDAIKSRMKLDIFDYERPVGIQIFGGDEEAMALSSKIVSTVNPNLIDINFGCPVKKVVCKGAGAGVLKDVDLMIRLTQAVIDSTHLPVTVKTRLGWDDNSINIDEVAERLQDIGVAALSIHARTRAQMYKGHSDWSHIARVKNNPRITMPIFGNGDIDSPEKALHYKNEYGIDGIMIGRAAIGYPWIFNEIKHFFKTGEHLAKPTVADRAEAVRNHLTWAMEWKGERLGIVETRPHYTNYFKGIHSFKPFKQKLVTLDHPEELFAVLNEIEEAYAGYEVV, from the coding sequence ATGATCAAGATTGGCAACATTATATTACCCGAATTTCCCCTACTGTTAGCACCAATGGAAGATGTGAGTGACCCTCCATTTCGCAGATTGTGCAAACAGCATGGGGCCGATTTGATGTACTCCGAATTTATTTCTTCCGAAGGTTTAATTCGCGACGCCATCAAAAGCCGAATGAAATTAGATATCTTCGATTATGAGCGTCCAGTTGGAATCCAGATTTTTGGTGGAGACGAAGAGGCAATGGCTTTATCGTCTAAAATAGTTTCTACCGTAAACCCCAATTTGATAGATATCAATTTTGGCTGTCCAGTAAAAAAAGTAGTTTGTAAAGGAGCAGGAGCAGGGGTTCTGAAAGATGTTGATTTGATGATTCGTTTGACGCAAGCCGTTATCGACAGTACCCATTTGCCTGTAACGGTAAAAACACGTCTAGGTTGGGATGACAATTCCATCAATATAGACGAAGTTGCCGAGCGTTTGCAGGACATTGGCGTTGCCGCTTTGAGCATCCACGCCAGAACCCGCGCCCAAATGTACAAAGGCCATTCCGATTGGTCGCATATTGCCCGTGTCAAAAACAACCCAAGAATCACAATGCCTATTTTTGGTAATGGCGACATCGATTCTCCCGAAAAAGCATTGCATTATAAAAATGAATATGGCATCGACGGAATTATGATTGGTCGCGCCGCAATTGGGTATCCTTGGATTTTTAACGAAATCAAACATTTCTTCAAAACAGGTGAACATCTTGCAAAACCAACCGTTGCCGACAGAGCCGAAGCCGTACGAAATCACCTCACCTGGGCAATGGAATGGAAAGGAGAAAGACTTGGTATTGTAGAAACGAGACCTCATTACACGAATTATTTCAAAGGAATTCATTCTTTCAAACCCTTTAAACAAAAACTGGTAACCCTAGACCATCCTGAAGAATTATTTGCCGTTTTGAATGAAATCGAAGAGGCTTATGCCGGTTATGAAGTTGTATAA
- a CDS encoding arabinogalactan endo-beta-1,4-galactanase produces the protein MKKAIIYLCALFLLFSIGCTKEDVTTDNSETAAVVKETPVTTGTSLTKKLVTNFAKGADVSWLTQMESSGIKFYNSAGTQQDLFTILKAKGMNSIRLRVWVNPSGGWNNQADVIAKAKRASAAGMRIMIDFHYSDTWADPANQTKPSAWASHTVSQLYTDVWNHTVTVLTAIKNAGVTPEWVQVGNETNNGMLWNEGKASVNMQYFAYMVTSGHNAVKSIFPNAKTVVHLSNGYDNALFRWMFDGLKANGASYDVIGMSLYPETTNWQTLNSQCLTNMNDMVSRYGKLVMMCEVGMSVGSPATSKLFIEDILNKTSSVTGGKGLGVFYWEPECYNFQGYTKGAWGSNGRPTVAMDAFLLN, from the coding sequence ATGAAAAAAGCAATTATTTACCTATGTGCATTATTTTTATTATTTTCAATCGGATGCACCAAAGAAGATGTTACAACTGACAATTCAGAAACCGCTGCAGTAGTAAAAGAAACTCCTGTCACGACAGGAACATCATTAACAAAAAAGTTAGTAACTAATTTTGCCAAAGGAGCTGATGTAAGTTGGCTTACGCAAATGGAAAGCTCAGGAATTAAATTTTACAATTCTGCGGGTACACAACAAGATCTTTTTACAATTTTGAAAGCAAAAGGGATGAACTCAATCCGACTTAGAGTATGGGTAAATCCATCTGGAGGATGGAACAATCAAGCCGATGTAATTGCAAAAGCAAAAAGAGCCAGTGCAGCAGGAATGCGAATTATGATTGATTTTCATTATAGCGACACTTGGGCAGATCCCGCTAATCAAACTAAACCTTCGGCTTGGGCATCACACACGGTTAGTCAGTTGTATACCGATGTTTGGAATCATACTGTAACAGTTCTAACCGCTATAAAAAATGCAGGAGTTACGCCAGAGTGGGTACAGGTTGGTAATGAAACCAACAACGGAATGCTATGGAATGAAGGAAAAGCATCAGTAAATATGCAATATTTTGCATATATGGTGACTAGTGGTCACAATGCAGTAAAGTCTATATTTCCAAATGCAAAAACGGTTGTGCATTTATCAAACGGTTATGATAATGCCCTTTTCCGCTGGATGTTTGACGGTCTTAAAGCGAATGGAGCTAGTTATGATGTAATTGGAATGTCTCTTTATCCAGAAACGACAAATTGGCAAACGCTTAATAGTCAATGTTTAACAAATATGAACGATATGGTTTCCCGATACGGAAAACTGGTTATGATGTGTGAAGTTGGAATGTCTGTAGGTTCTCCTGCAACAAGCAAATTATTTATAGAAGACATTCTTAATAAAACGAGTTCTGTAACTGGAGGAAAGGGTCTAGGTGTTTTTTATTGGGAACCAGAATGTTATAATTTTCAAGGCTATACCAAAGGAGCTTGGGGAAGCAACGGACGACCAACAGTAGCTATGGATGCTTTTTTATTGAATTAA